In the Brachyhypopomus gauderio isolate BG-103 chromosome 4, BGAUD_0.2, whole genome shotgun sequence genome, one interval contains:
- the b3galt1b gene encoding beta-1,3-galactosyltransferase 1 gives MMPSKVSCLYVLTVVCWASALWYLSISRPTASYVGPLSAPARKTVKVHKSANATFSNIRTRPLNPHVFDFIVNEPKKCETNVPFLVILISTTHKEFDARQAIRETWGDESTFSDLRIITLFLLGRSTDAVLNQMVEQESQIFHDIVVEDFVDSYHNLTLKTLMGMRWVATFCNQAKYVMKTDSDIFVNMDNLVYKLLKPDTKPRRRYFTGYVINGSPIRDMRSKWYMPRDLYPESKYPPFCSGTGYVFSADVAELIYKTSLHTRLLHLEDVYVGVCLRKLGIHPYQNSGFNHWKMAYSLCRYRRIITVHQISPEEMHRIWNDMSSKKHLKC, from the coding sequence ATGATGCCTTCAAAAGTGTCATGCCTCTACGTGTTGACAGTTGTTTGCTGGGCAAGTGCCCTGTGGTATCTAAGCATATCCAGACCCACGGCATCATACGTCGGACCGCTGTCTGCACCCGCGCGGAAGACGGTAAAAGTCCACAAAAGCGCCAACGCCACGTTTAGCAACATCCGAACGCGGCCGTTAAATCCCCACGTGTTCGACTTCATCGTCAACGAACCCAAGAAGTGCGAGACGAACGTGCCGTTCCTGGTGATCCTCATCAGCACCACGCACAAGGAGTTCGATGCCAGGCAGGCGATCCGGGAGACGTGGGGCGACGAGAGCACATTCAGCGACCTTCGCATCAtcaccctcttcctcctcggccGCAGCACAGACGCCGTCCTCAACCAgatggtggaacaggagagcCAGATCTTCCATGACATCGTTGTAGAAGACTTCGTGGACTCCTACCATAACTTGACCCTGAAGACCCTGATGGGAATGCGCTGGGTGGCCACGTTTTGCAACCAGGCGAAGTACGTGATGAAGACGGACAGCGATATCTTCGTCAACATGGACAACTTGGTGTACAAGTTGCTGAAACCAGACACCAAGCCCAGGAGGAGGTACTTCACAGGGTACGTCATAAATGGCTCTCCTATTCGAGACATGCGTAGTAAGTGGTACATGCCCAGAGACCTATACCCAGAGAGCAAGTACCCTCCCTTCTGTTCTGGAACGGGCTACGTGTTCTCAGCAGACGTGGCGGAGCTCATCTATAAGACTTCCCTCCACACGCGCCTTCTACATTTGGAGGATGTTTACGTTGGGGTTTGCCTGAGGAAGTTGGGCATTCACCCGTATCAGAACAGTGGCTTCAATCACTGGAAAATGGCCTACAGCCTCTGTAGGTATCGCAGAATCATCACCGTGCACCAGATATCCCCAGAGGAAATGCATAGGATCTGGAATGACATGTCTAGCAAGAAACACCTCAAGTGTTAG